One Endozoicomonas gorgoniicola DNA window includes the following coding sequences:
- a CDS encoding iron-containing alcohol dehydrogenase yields the protein MSNVFYMPAMTLMGKGAIKDLGAELQSRGFKNALIVTDKDLVELKLVDHLTNELEKFGITYSTFDGVKPNPTEQNIEDGLALLKAEGCDFVVSFGGGSSHDCAKGIALVAANGGHIRDYSKGVHLSKKPQLPLVTVNTTAGTASEMTVFAIITDTKGETKYPVVDKNILPTIAVNDSELMVGMPKFLTAATGMDALTHAVEAYVSTIATPVTDASAIKAIELIAQNLEAAVENGLNSEARDAMQYAEYLAGMAFSNASLGYVHSMAHQLGGVYDLPHGLCNAILLPEVSRFNAKEKTSRFADIARAMGVDTTGLGDIEAAEAGILAIEALSRKVGTAQKLAELGVKEEKLEFMAVNALNDACSLTNPREASTQEIIEIFKKVM from the coding sequence ATGAGCAATGTCTTCTACATGCCAGCTATGACCCTTATGGGTAAAGGCGCAATCAAGGATCTTGGTGCTGAATTACAGTCCAGAGGCTTTAAAAATGCCCTGATCGTAACCGACAAAGATCTGGTTGAGCTGAAACTGGTCGATCATCTGACTAACGAACTGGAAAAGTTCGGTATCACCTACAGCACCTTTGATGGTGTAAAACCAAACCCTACAGAGCAAAATATTGAAGATGGCCTGGCCCTGCTGAAAGCTGAAGGTTGCGACTTCGTTGTTTCATTTGGTGGTGGTTCTTCTCACGACTGCGCAAAAGGTATTGCCCTGGTTGCAGCCAATGGTGGTCACATTCGTGATTACTCCAAAGGCGTTCATTTATCGAAAAAACCACAGCTGCCTCTGGTGACTGTGAACACAACAGCAGGCACCGCTTCAGAAATGACGGTCTTTGCCATTATCACTGATACCAAAGGTGAGACTAAATACCCTGTTGTAGACAAAAACATCCTGCCGACAATCGCAGTAAATGATTCAGAACTCATGGTCGGCATGCCTAAGTTCCTGACAGCTGCAACCGGTATGGACGCCCTGACTCATGCGGTTGAAGCTTATGTTTCTACCATCGCTACCCCGGTTACTGATGCCTCTGCGATCAAGGCGATTGAACTGATTGCCCAAAATCTGGAAGCGGCTGTTGAAAATGGTCTGAACAGCGAAGCCCGTGATGCGATGCAATACGCTGAGTACCTGGCTGGTATGGCTTTCTCAAATGCTTCCCTTGGCTATGTACACTCCATGGCTCACCAGCTGGGTGGTGTTTATGACCTGCCTCACGGACTGTGCAACGCCATTCTGCTGCCCGAAGTATCGCGCTTCAATGCAAAAGAGAAAACATCCCGCTTTGCTGATATTGCCAGAGCGATGGGAGTGGACACTACCGGCTTAGGTGATATCGAGGCTGCTGAGGCGGGTATCCTCGCCATTGAAGCACTGTCCCGGAAAGTAGGTACCGCACAGAAGCTCGCTGAGCTGGGTGTTAAAGAAGAAAAGCTGGAATTTATGGCTGTTAATGCCTTAAACGACGCTTGCTCTCTGACCAACCCAAGAGAAGCATCCACTCAGGAGATTATCGAAATCTTCAAAAAAGTGATGTAA
- a CDS encoding L-threonylcarbamoyladenylate synthase: protein MTATPDVTPEATLKQSLEKTPDKRASTARAAMVVHQGGVIAYPTEAVWGLGCDPWNRDAVYRILDIKARPVEKGMILVAASESQIAPLLEPLTATERQTLSNRWPGPFTWLIPDINHWVPDWVKGQFDTVAVRISDHPVVQALCEATGHPLISTSANRAGEPPLLTEQALNQYFGTEIDLIVPGETGSQNTPSEIRDLRTGQIIRSG, encoded by the coding sequence ATGACTGCTACCCCTGATGTAACACCTGAGGCGACTCTGAAACAATCTTTGGAAAAAACTCCGGATAAGAGAGCCTCTACCGCCCGGGCAGCGATGGTTGTGCATCAGGGAGGCGTCATTGCCTATCCTACTGAAGCCGTATGGGGGCTGGGTTGTGATCCGTGGAACAGGGATGCGGTGTATCGTATTCTGGATATCAAAGCCCGCCCCGTAGAGAAAGGCATGATTCTGGTAGCGGCGTCTGAATCTCAGATTGCGCCGTTACTGGAGCCGCTGACGGCAACAGAGCGGCAAACCCTTTCTAACCGCTGGCCAGGTCCGTTCACATGGCTGATTCCTGATATTAACCACTGGGTTCCGGACTGGGTAAAAGGCCAGTTTGATACTGTTGCGGTGCGTATCAGTGACCATCCGGTTGTACAGGCTTTATGTGAAGCGACCGGACACCCTCTGATTTCTACTTCTGCAAACCGGGCAGGAGAACCTCCTTTATTAACCGAACAGGCACTAAACCAGTACTTTGGTACAGAGATCGACCTGATCGTGCCCGGAGAAACCGGTTCGCAAAATACACCCTCTGAAATTCGTGACTTACGAACCGGGCAGATCATCCGGTCCGGCTAA
- the ltrA gene encoding group II intron reverse transcriptase/maturase, producing the protein MRVYYSLYGRLLTMEALYNGFKKVWKAKGAAGIDGQSLSDYASNLRGNLEQLLLELREKRYKPLPVKRVEIDKEDGGKRLLGIPAVKDRIVQQALLNILTPIFDPDFHPSSYGYRPNRSCHQAITKATLFIRKYDRRWVVDMDLSKCFDRLDHELILKAFRHKVADGSILNLIRMFLKSGVMVGYQLEATETGSPQGGVISPLISNVYLDAFDQEMMRRKHRIVRYADDILILCGSKAAAENALKVATKVLEQDLKLTVNQNKTHIAHSGEGVKFLGVEILSSYTRIQEKKLNALKAKVKRITKRNRGTNLEGVIRELNPVIRGFANYFRIANCSRELKRLTGWMRRRLRCLQLKQWKKPAKLHRRLKQLGYKPPFKYIKMRSWRNACSPLSHLAMPNNWFNEIKLFNLEGVKTGVLAPYC; encoded by the coding sequence ATGAGAGTATATTATAGCCTGTATGGGCGCTTGCTGACGATGGAAGCGCTTTACAACGGATTCAAAAAGGTATGGAAAGCGAAAGGTGCGGCCGGAATAGATGGGCAGAGCCTGAGCGACTACGCCTCGAATCTGCGTGGGAATCTTGAACAGTTACTGCTTGAATTGCGGGAAAAGCGCTACAAACCGCTACCGGTAAAGCGTGTAGAAATCGACAAAGAAGACGGTGGAAAGCGTCTGCTGGGAATCCCCGCAGTAAAAGACCGAATCGTCCAACAAGCACTTCTAAATATCCTGACCCCGATCTTTGATCCGGACTTCCACCCGTCCAGCTATGGGTATAGACCGAATCGAAGCTGCCATCAAGCCATTACCAAGGCGACCCTGTTCATACGGAAGTACGACAGACGCTGGGTGGTGGACATGGACTTGTCCAAATGCTTTGACCGACTCGACCACGAGTTAATTCTCAAGGCGTTCAGGCACAAAGTGGCAGATGGAAGCATCCTGAACCTGATCAGAATGTTCCTGAAAAGCGGGGTGATGGTTGGCTATCAACTGGAAGCCACGGAAACAGGCAGTCCACAGGGCGGAGTGATCAGTCCCTTAATCTCAAACGTCTATCTTGATGCGTTTGATCAGGAAATGATGCGACGCAAGCACAGGATTGTCCGCTATGCGGACGATATCCTGATTCTGTGTGGCTCCAAAGCAGCGGCAGAAAACGCTCTGAAAGTGGCGACCAAAGTACTGGAGCAAGACCTGAAACTGACGGTCAACCAGAATAAAACACACATAGCCCATAGCGGCGAGGGTGTGAAATTTCTGGGAGTTGAAATCCTGAGCAGCTATACGCGCATACAGGAAAAGAAGCTCAACGCACTGAAAGCAAAGGTAAAGCGAATCACGAAAAGGAATCGGGGAACGAACCTTGAAGGAGTAATCCGAGAACTGAACCCTGTGATACGAGGATTTGCTAATTACTTCAGGATAGCGAACTGTAGTCGTGAATTAAAACGGCTGACAGGATGGATGAGGCGCAGGCTGAGATGTTTACAACTGAAACAGTGGAAGAAACCAGCGAAGCTGCATCGTCGGCTGAAGCAACTGGGTTACAAGCCACCATTTAAGTACATCAAAATGCGTTCATGGAGAAATGCGTGCAGTCCCCTGTCGCATTTAGCCATGCCGAACAACTGGTTCAATGAGATAAAGTTGTTCAATTTGGAAGGCGTTAAAACGGGCGTTCTTGCCCCTTATTGTTAA
- a CDS encoding LysR substrate-binding domain-containing protein: MRCVPLTSYGFLQTQPLASYALAIQIAFPSVGAAQASFSLTGLPASLGKQRKSRCLRLFPYLDTYIQYHESPETGMKWQGINEFVHVAEASSFTRAARKLGVSTAQISRQINYLENRLNIKLFYRTTRKVSLTEEGAIYYQHCRAIVNQLEEAEIAATNLQSKPRGKIKLTAPVTYGEQKVLPLVNDFVCLYPDIEASVYLANSQLDIIEEGYDIAIRLGELTDSSFMAKKLATRANYVCASPGYLKKHGTPQSPADLNSHNCLLGTVDHWHFFVEGATKDFRVSGRLRYNSGYALVDAALKSLGIVQLPDFYVQQHLDDGTLISILDDYRPKEEGIWAVYPYNRQLSPKIKMLIEYLTEHLK; encoded by the coding sequence TTGCGCTGTGTACCTCTGACTTCCTATGGCTTCCTTCAGACCCAACCGTTGGCCAGTTACGCCCTTGCCATTCAGATTGCCTTCCCCTCAGTCGGGGCGGCTCAGGCTTCTTTCAGCCTGACGGGTTTGCCCGCTTCGCTGGGCAAACAAAGAAAAAGCCGCTGTTTGCGGCTTTTTCCATATCTGGACACCTATATTCAATATCATGAGTCACCGGAGACCGGCATGAAATGGCAGGGAATCAATGAATTTGTTCATGTAGCGGAAGCCTCAAGCTTTACCCGGGCTGCCAGGAAGCTTGGGGTGTCCACTGCCCAGATTAGCCGTCAGATCAATTACCTGGAAAACAGGCTGAATATAAAGCTGTTTTACAGGACAACCAGAAAGGTGTCGTTAACAGAGGAAGGGGCTATTTATTATCAACACTGCCGGGCAATTGTGAATCAGTTAGAAGAAGCTGAGATTGCTGCAACCAATTTGCAAAGCAAACCCAGGGGAAAAATAAAGCTAACGGCTCCTGTCACCTATGGAGAGCAAAAGGTTTTACCTCTGGTCAATGACTTTGTCTGTCTCTATCCGGATATTGAAGCATCCGTTTATCTGGCCAACAGCCAGTTGGATATTATTGAAGAAGGTTACGATATAGCCATACGACTCGGAGAATTAACAGACTCCAGCTTTATGGCAAAAAAACTGGCGACCAGGGCCAACTATGTTTGCGCCTCCCCCGGGTACCTGAAAAAACACGGTACGCCACAATCCCCGGCAGACTTAAATTCACACAACTGTTTACTGGGAACGGTGGATCACTGGCATTTTTTCGTGGAGGGTGCCACAAAAGACTTCCGGGTATCAGGACGGCTTCGTTATAACAGTGGCTATGCACTGGTTGATGCGGCTTTAAAATCGCTGGGCATAGTGCAGCTACCCGATTTTTATGTACAACAACATCTGGATGATGGCACCTTGATTTCCATACTGGATGATTACAGACCAAAAGAAGAAGGCATCTGGGCTGTCTATCCATATAACAGGCAATTGTCGCCTAAAATTAAAATGTTGATTGAATACCTTACCGAACACCTGAAGTGA
- the hemF gene encoding oxygen-dependent coproporphyrinogen oxidase, protein MTTTTEQVKNYLLSLQDAICTAIEKQEGGKTFREESWEYHGGGGGRARVLEGGRVFEKAGVNFSWVTGERLPASATAKRPELEGRSFQAMGVSLVIHPDNPFIPTSHANVRLIVAEKEGEEPVWWFGGGYDLTPYYGFEEDCRHWHTTAKAACEPFGKDVYPRYKKWCDDYFFLKHRNEPRGIGGLFYDDLNEWPFERCFEFMQAVGNSYIDAYIPIVEKRRQTPFTEQHKQFQQYRRGRYVEFNLVYDRGTLFGLQSGGRTESILMSLPPVVHWNYNWQPQPGSEEARLYDYFLKPRDWADEPEESR, encoded by the coding sequence ATGACAACGACAACAGAACAAGTCAAAAACTATTTACTGTCACTGCAGGACGCTATCTGTACCGCCATTGAAAAGCAGGAAGGTGGCAAGACTTTTCGTGAAGAAAGCTGGGAATACCATGGTGGTGGTGGGGGACGTGCACGAGTACTTGAAGGTGGTCGGGTATTTGAAAAAGCAGGTGTCAACTTTTCATGGGTTACCGGCGAACGGTTGCCTGCTTCAGCGACGGCTAAACGTCCGGAGCTGGAAGGCCGAAGCTTTCAGGCCATGGGGGTGTCGCTGGTTATTCATCCGGACAACCCTTTTATCCCTACGTCCCATGCCAACGTTCGGCTGATAGTGGCAGAAAAAGAAGGTGAAGAACCGGTCTGGTGGTTTGGTGGTGGCTACGACCTGACGCCTTATTACGGTTTTGAAGAAGACTGCAGACACTGGCACACCACGGCAAAGGCAGCCTGCGAACCTTTTGGTAAAGACGTTTACCCGCGCTACAAAAAATGGTGCGATGACTACTTTTTCCTGAAGCACCGCAACGAGCCAAGAGGGATTGGCGGGCTGTTTTATGATGATCTGAACGAATGGCCTTTTGAGCGCTGTTTCGAGTTTATGCAGGCGGTTGGCAACAGCTATATTGACGCCTATATTCCCATTGTTGAAAAGCGCAGGCAAACCCCTTTCACTGAGCAGCATAAACAGTTTCAGCAGTATCGGCGTGGACGGTATGTTGAATTTAACCTGGTCTATGATCGTGGCACTTTGTTCGGTTTGCAGTCAGGAGGGCGTACAGAGTCTATCCTGATGTCGTTACCACCGGTCGTACACTGGAATTACAACTGGCAGCCACAACCGGGAAGTGAAGAAGCACGCCTGTACGATTATTTTCTAAAGCCCAGAGACTGGGCAGACGAGCCTGAGGAGAGTCGTTAA
- the purE gene encoding 5-(carboxyamino)imidazole ribonucleotide mutase, giving the protein MTKPFVAILMGSDSDLPKVQAAIDVLKKLDIPVEVKVHSAHRTPEATHQFVTDADKRGCAAFIACAGMAAHLAGVVASLTIKPVIGVPIDAGPLDGLDALLSTVQMPGGIPVATVAIGKAGAKNAGYLAAQIIALGDKELAGRLKMERQANAEEVLAKDAALQQQLNG; this is encoded by the coding sequence ATGACGAAGCCATTCGTTGCTATTCTAATGGGGTCCGATTCGGACCTGCCTAAGGTGCAGGCCGCAATCGACGTTCTGAAAAAACTGGATATTCCAGTTGAAGTAAAAGTGCATTCCGCACACCGAACTCCGGAAGCGACTCACCAGTTTGTCACCGATGCAGACAAACGTGGTTGTGCTGCGTTTATCGCCTGTGCAGGTATGGCGGCTCATCTGGCAGGTGTCGTTGCTTCTCTGACCATCAAGCCGGTTATTGGTGTACCGATTGATGCGGGCCCACTGGACGGTCTGGACGCTCTGCTGTCTACCGTACAAATGCCTGGCGGCATCCCAGTGGCAACCGTTGCTATTGGTAAGGCGGGTGCTAAAAACGCAGGTTATCTGGCGGCACAGATCATTGCCCTGGGTGACAAAGAGTTGGCTGGACGCCTGAAGATGGAGCGTCAGGCCAACGCTGAAGAGGTGCTGGCAAAAGATGCCGCCCTGCAACAACAGTTGAACGGTTAA